A genome region from Chryseobacterium sp. G0186 includes the following:
- a CDS encoding DUF2490 domain-containing protein, translating to MKLNIKSTLILSFCLLNGLLYSQSKDNYNMWFQYLMSARITDKSTLTALTQYRSFDLAYDTRLFLLNAYVDYEVVENIKPAAGAMFLILESYSTDDSKKIRYEKRPFQQITADYYIGRTSISNRLRVEERFLSNPDEFQVRLRYLISVRIPFNKKGEKEKLYGILKNEIRMNMEKEEPFDSNRMTAGLGIKTGKNSALEIAFINQLETGKTSNYGFIGFRNTFDWRKKQK from the coding sequence ATGAAACTTAACATAAAATCAACGCTTATATTATCATTTTGCTTACTTAATGGACTTTTATATAGTCAGAGTAAGGATAATTACAATATGTGGTTTCAGTACCTGATGTCGGCAAGGATTACCGATAAAAGTACTTTAACCGCACTTACGCAATACCGTTCATTTGATCTGGCCTATGACACAAGGCTTTTTCTTCTCAATGCCTATGTAGACTATGAGGTGGTAGAAAATATAAAACCCGCAGCGGGAGCCATGTTTTTGATCCTTGAGTCCTATAGTACGGATGATTCTAAAAAAATACGATACGAGAAAAGACCTTTCCAACAGATCACCGCCGATTATTACATTGGACGCACATCAATCTCCAACCGGCTTAGAGTGGAAGAACGCTTTCTCAGTAACCCGGATGAATTTCAGGTAAGACTCCGATATCTGATCTCTGTCAGAATTCCTTTCAATAAAAAAGGAGAAAAAGAAAAACTCTATGGCATTCTTAAAAATGAAATAAGAATGAATATGGAAAAAGAAGAACCTTTCGACAGCAATCGTATGACGGCCGGCCTTGGGATCAAGACAGGAAAAAACTCCGCACTGGAAATTGCCTTCATCAATCAGCTGGAAACCGGCAAGACCAGTAACTATGGATTTATAGGCTTCAGAAACACTTTTGACTGGAGAAAAAAACAAAAATAA
- a CDS encoding S8/S53 family peptidase, translating to MNLKKLFFTKVSISNGGARLLKNATVAFLGLYSYGFYGQVQKLDSRFDILLKNKENLTKGNTIKGMESADMKLDQHLVVTSKGAQTMYSCIIYTKNPEKLKSDGFLVQSQLPNFSTALVTIEDIEKLTRLPYVTSVMAPTFDELHNDVSRAQSGASLLQDGAFNNTSYNGTGVLVGVYDTGIDWKHPDFRKADDQTKSRIVSIWDQTLTPQGAEVSPTGFSTGVEYTRTQIEDELDGTPAGFVRENDTNGHGTHVAGTAAGNGAGYADKRHKGFSPEADIVFVKGGNGSFPTTNTINALTYFKNVATALNKPIVVNMSIGGQGSAHDGTSSHEVAVNDFTSSGPGRVVVISAGNDYGANLHRKVDIEAGGAQTYAFTVASNTSTASIFGFLMYANDNTEVTAKLTAPDGQQYIQNISTNTAHSILGGGFTATMYNYWGTDNNKRYVQLIVSRVAGSTANCQGNYTLEITNNGTQTINTHGWLYSQGVATTLQNGDNEYIVGTPGNASSAITVASYMGRASWYAPAGGYLYPTPQESISPFSAQGPRVDNFQKPEITGSGQVVISSRSSNSAPAATDIIANTNYYVKNQGTSMSAPGVAGAVGLLLQANPTLTAAQVKTRLTSNARKDGATGNIPNARWGYGKLDIYKAVTDELGCVKSNFEVVTYDEPYIIANTENNSAASNFDNMALAVRYTPTLTGKLGGFSFTTGSGAIPSDLAVDIQIRKVNANGDPGDIIATKTVSSWVNDVQRFTWNYVDLSGLNIQMVTGKDFYIVINGLAGRVAIKNESIAVSGRSKTSTDGTSWLARTFDLKMRATVYENIAEVKNLATSNQTKTASVANGYNYFTNACQLISRVEKETASTVTGNVTSKVWVDNVQPNYVSRRFEMNPATNPTTATGKVTLYFKQADFDAYNQTSVIKLPTSPSDNANKANLIVEKYAGTSTTGTVASFGGPATVITPSAADIVWNETYQYWEVSFQSTGFGGYFVKTSETLGTSDVKLNSEVNITPNPAKDFVNVMLGRHSKGTVTIYDASGKLIKTVGVNTNSNRINVSELVKGTYVFTVVLNDNTTFTKKVIKE from the coding sequence ATGAATTTAAAGAAATTATTTTTTACAAAAGTAAGCATTTCAAATGGGGGAGCGAGGCTCCTTAAAAATGCTACAGTTGCCTTTTTAGGGTTATATTCCTATGGTTTTTATGGACAGGTACAAAAATTAGATTCCCGATTTGATATTTTATTAAAAAATAAAGAGAATCTGACAAAAGGAAATACCATAAAAGGAATGGAATCCGCTGATATGAAACTGGATCAGCATTTGGTGGTGACTTCAAAAGGAGCACAAACAATGTACTCATGTATTATCTATACTAAGAATCCAGAAAAACTAAAATCTGATGGATTTTTAGTTCAGAGCCAGTTGCCAAACTTTTCTACCGCTTTGGTTACCATTGAAGATATTGAAAAACTGACGAGGTTACCCTATGTAACATCAGTAATGGCTCCTACATTTGATGAGCTGCATAATGATGTGAGCAGAGCTCAGTCCGGAGCAAGTCTTTTACAGGATGGAGCTTTTAATAATACTTCTTACAATGGAACAGGAGTTTTGGTAGGGGTTTATGATACAGGAATAGACTGGAAACATCCTGACTTCAGAAAAGCAGATGATCAGACAAAAAGTAGAATCGTTTCAATCTGGGATCAGACTTTAACACCTCAAGGGGCTGAGGTATCTCCAACAGGCTTCTCAACAGGAGTGGAGTATACAAGAACTCAAATTGAAGATGAACTGGATGGTACTCCTGCAGGATTTGTTCGTGAAAATGATACCAATGGACACGGAACCCACGTAGCAGGAACAGCAGCAGGAAATGGAGCGGGTTATGCAGATAAGAGGCATAAAGGATTCTCGCCTGAAGCAGATATTGTTTTTGTAAAAGGAGGAAACGGATCTTTTCCTACCACCAATACAATTAATGCCCTGACCTATTTCAAGAATGTAGCAACAGCTTTAAATAAACCAATTGTTGTTAACATGAGTATCGGAGGACAGGGAAGTGCCCATGATGGTACATCTTCTCACGAAGTAGCTGTTAATGATTTTACCTCTTCAGGACCGGGAAGGGTAGTTGTTATCTCTGCCGGGAATGATTATGGAGCCAATCTTCATAGAAAAGTAGATATAGAGGCAGGTGGTGCACAAACTTATGCCTTTACAGTAGCAAGTAATACTTCTACAGCCTCAATATTTGGTTTCCTGATGTATGCTAACGACAATACAGAGGTTACTGCAAAATTAACGGCTCCTGATGGCCAGCAATATATACAAAATATAAGTACAAATACTGCACATAGTATATTGGGAGGAGGCTTTACGGCTACTATGTATAATTATTGGGGTACCGACAACAATAAACGCTACGTTCAGCTAATTGTAAGCAGAGTTGCAGGATCTACGGCCAATTGCCAGGGAAACTATACACTGGAAATTACGAATAATGGAACGCAAACAATCAATACACACGGATGGCTTTATAGTCAAGGAGTAGCGACTACCTTGCAGAACGGTGATAATGAATATATTGTAGGAACTCCCGGAAATGCATCTAGTGCAATTACCGTAGCTTCTTATATGGGAAGAGCAAGTTGGTATGCGCCTGCGGGAGGATATTTGTATCCTACGCCGCAAGAATCCATATCTCCATTTAGTGCACAGGGACCAAGGGTTGATAATTTTCAAAAACCTGAGATCACAGGTTCAGGGCAGGTTGTAATTTCTTCAAGATCCAGTAATTCTGCACCGGCAGCTACAGATATTATTGCCAATACCAATTATTATGTAAAAAATCAGGGAACAAGCATGTCTGCTCCTGGAGTTGCAGGAGCTGTGGGATTATTGCTTCAGGCAAATCCGACATTAACTGCTGCACAGGTTAAGACCCGCCTTACTTCCAATGCAAGAAAAGACGGTGCAACAGGGAATATTCCCAACGCAAGATGGGGGTACGGAAAGCTAGATATCTATAAGGCGGTTACTGATGAATTAGGATGTGTAAAATCTAATTTTGAAGTGGTTACTTATGATGAGCCTTACATTATTGCTAATACAGAAAATAACAGTGCTGCCAGTAATTTTGATAATATGGCATTGGCTGTTCGATATACTCCAACACTAACAGGTAAATTGGGTGGATTTTCATTTACAACAGGATCTGGTGCAATTCCTAGTGATTTAGCAGTAGACATTCAAATAAGAAAAGTAAATGCTAACGGAGATCCTGGAGATATTATTGCAACAAAAACAGTTTCATCGTGGGTTAATGATGTTCAGAGATTTACATGGAATTATGTTGATCTGTCTGGTTTAAATATTCAAATGGTGACAGGCAAAGATTTCTATATTGTAATCAATGGCTTAGCCGGCAGAGTAGCAATTAAAAATGAATCTATTGCAGTAAGCGGACGTAGCAAAACATCAACAGACGGAACAAGTTGGTTGGCAAGAACTTTTGATCTTAAAATGAGAGCCACAGTGTACGAAAATATAGCTGAGGTGAAAAACCTGGCAACATCCAACCAGACTAAAACAGCTTCAGTAGCAAACGGATATAATTATTTTACAAATGCATGTCAGTTAATTTCAAGAGTAGAAAAAGAAACCGCAAGTACAGTAACAGGAAATGTAACTTCAAAAGTATGGGTAGATAATGTGCAGCCGAACTATGTTTCAAGAAGATTTGAAATGAATCCTGCAACAAACCCTACAACCGCTACAGGAAAAGTAACTTTGTACTTTAAACAAGCAGATTTTGATGCCTACAACCAAACAAGTGTTATAAAACTCCCTACTTCTCCTAGTGATAATGCCAATAAAGCAAATCTTATTGTGGAAAAATATGCAGGAACAAGTACAACCGGTACTGTAGCTTCATTTGGAGGCCCTGCAACTGTTATTACGCCTAGTGCTGCAGATATTGTATGGAATGAAACTTACCAATATTGGGAAGTAAGCTTCCAGTCAACAGGTTTTGGTGGGTATTTTGTGAAAACAAGTGAGACCTTAGGGACATCAGATGTAAAATTGAATTCAGAGGTAAACATTACACCAAATCCGGCTAAGGACTTTGTAAATGTGATGTTAGGAAGACATTCTAAAGGTACAGTAACCATTTATGACGCTTCAGGAAAACTGATCAAAACTGTTGGAGTAAATACCAATTCAAACAGAATTAATGTATCAGAATTAGTGAAAGGAACCTATGTATTTACAGTTGTATTGAATGACAATACTACATTTACTAAAAAAGTAATTAAAGAATAA
- a CDS encoding CitMHS family transporter — protein sequence MLTFLGFLMIFIFMVLIMNKKMTPLTALVLVPVLIATLAGFGPELGKMMKDGVKEIALTGVMLIFAILYFSLMIDTGLFEPLVNAILKAVGDNPVKTTIGTALLTTLVSLDGDGSSTYIIVVAAMLPLYKKQGMNPLVLTCIIMLAGGIMNILPWGGPTARVMSSLKLGHTEIFVPMIPVMLIGIAWVFIVAYILGVKERKRISKHGKYTKYSQQDIVGDNDPALHRPKLLIVNLILTVILLVVMILDIIPLGIAFMIAFCIASVINYPKLKDQQKIIAKHSGNALSVAGMIFGAGIFTGILNGTGIMQSMGNSIIGIVPKDWGSYLNVITAIFSVPLTFFLTNDAYYFGILPVITATGHQMGIPPDILGRASLVGQASHLLSPLVPSTYLLVSLAGVEFSDHLKFTLKWAIGSSIVMLLGALVLHII from the coding sequence ATGCTTACATTTCTTGGCTTTTTAATGATCTTCATCTTCATGGTTCTCATCATGAATAAAAAAATGACTCCTCTTACTGCTCTTGTGCTCGTGCCTGTTCTCATTGCTACGCTGGCAGGTTTTGGCCCTGAATTGGGGAAAATGATGAAGGATGGGGTAAAGGAAATTGCTCTTACGGGAGTCATGCTGATCTTTGCCATTCTTTATTTCAGCTTAATGATTGATACCGGGCTTTTTGAACCGCTTGTGAATGCAATCTTAAAAGCTGTTGGAGACAATCCGGTTAAAACAACCATTGGAACGGCACTTCTTACAACTTTAGTTTCTTTAGACGGTGATGGATCTTCTACTTATATTATTGTGGTAGCAGCCATGTTGCCTCTTTATAAAAAACAGGGCATGAACCCGCTCGTTCTTACCTGTATCATTATGCTTGCCGGAGGAATTATGAACATCTTACCATGGGGCGGTCCCACAGCAAGGGTAATGAGCTCCCTGAAACTTGGTCATACCGAAATATTTGTTCCGATGATTCCCGTTATGCTCATTGGTATTGCATGGGTATTTATAGTCGCTTACATCCTCGGTGTAAAAGAGAGAAAAAGAATCAGTAAGCACGGAAAATATACAAAATACAGCCAACAGGATATTGTAGGAGATAATGATCCCGCATTGCACCGTCCCAAGCTGCTTATTGTTAATCTGATCCTGACTGTTATCCTTCTAGTGGTGATGATACTTGATATTATCCCTCTTGGAATTGCATTTATGATTGCCTTTTGCATCGCTTCCGTCATTAATTATCCAAAACTTAAAGATCAGCAGAAAATTATTGCAAAACATTCCGGGAACGCTCTGTCTGTAGCAGGAATGATCTTTGGGGCAGGTATTTTTACCGGGATTCTTAACGGGACAGGAATCATGCAGTCTATGGGAAACAGCATCATTGGTATTGTTCCGAAAGACTGGGGAAGCTATCTCAATGTCATCACCGCTATATTCAGTGTTCCTCTTACTTTTTTTCTGACAAATGATGCTTATTATTTCGGAATATTACCCGTTATCACTGCAACAGGCCATCAGATGGGTATTCCTCCTGATATTTTAGGACGTGCCAGCCTTGTAGGACAGGCATCCCATTTATTAAGTCCATTGGTTCCTTCCACCTATTTACTGGTATCCTTGGCAGGTGTGGAATTTTCGGATCACTTAAAGTTTACCCTGAAATGGGCAATAGGATCTTCTATTGTGATGTTGCTGGGAGCTTTGGTTCTTCACATTATATAA
- a CDS encoding LytR/AlgR family response regulator transcription factor: MANLTVVNVDDEYPALQLVKQYCAQLEDVELLGSFQDPEEALTFLRTNKVDLVVLDINMPRINGVELLQQLPDPPLCIFLTLESKYAVKAFELDVVHYLIKPVDFDTFKKAVNKAKDFFQFKNPANNRPQEDYIMFKSNYVMNKVFLKDILWIQGFGEYIVLMTPLKKYMILERMSNFEEKFQHFGFIRIHKSYIVLSEHISSYDSSNVYLKNGEHLPLGRTYKKNVKEHLS; the protein is encoded by the coding sequence ATGGCTAATCTGACTGTCGTAAATGTTGATGATGAATACCCTGCTTTACAGCTTGTCAAGCAGTATTGTGCCCAACTGGAAGATGTTGAGCTGCTGGGTTCATTTCAGGATCCGGAAGAAGCCCTGACTTTTCTTAGAACGAACAAAGTTGATCTGGTTGTTTTAGATATCAATATGCCCAGAATCAATGGGGTAGAACTCTTACAGCAGCTTCCTGATCCGCCATTGTGTATTTTCCTTACGCTGGAATCAAAATATGCAGTGAAAGCATTTGAATTGGATGTTGTTCATTATCTTATAAAACCGGTAGATTTTGATACTTTTAAAAAGGCTGTAAACAAGGCTAAGGATTTTTTTCAATTTAAAAACCCCGCCAATAATCGTCCTCAGGAAGATTATATTATGTTCAAATCCAACTACGTAATGAACAAGGTTTTCCTTAAAGATATTCTGTGGATACAAGGATTCGGAGAATACATCGTGCTGATGACCCCATTGAAAAAGTATATGATTCTTGAGAGGATGTCCAATTTTGAAGAAAAATTTCAGCATTTTGGTTTTATCAGAATTCATAAATCCTATATTGTGTTATCAGAACATATCAGTTCTTATGATTCAAGTAATGTATATCTGAAAAATGGGGAACACCTTCCGTTGGGAAGAACCTATAAAAAGAATGTAAAAGAACATTTAAGCTAA
- a CDS encoding HupE/UreJ family protein: MQDFLFYLNLGWEHIISLDALDHQLFVLALIAIYSYSDWKKILILVTAFTIGHSITLALSILDVFRVPSDWVEFLIPLTIVITSLDNIIMKNQKQTLMRANYYLALIFGLIHGMGFANTARVMIAKSQGIAIPLLGFNIGLELGQIVIVFAILVALFILLTIFKVNKKDWILFVSSGVFALSLKMALERIPF, translated from the coding sequence ATGCAGGACTTTTTATTTTATTTAAACCTTGGCTGGGAACATATTATTTCTCTGGATGCCTTAGACCATCAATTATTTGTCTTGGCTTTGATTGCTATTTATTCTTACAGTGACTGGAAAAAAATACTGATTCTGGTAACAGCATTTACTATTGGGCACTCTATCACACTAGCATTGAGCATTCTGGACGTTTTCAGGGTTCCGTCTGACTGGGTTGAATTTTTGATTCCATTGACCATTGTTATCACTTCGCTGGACAATATTATCATGAAAAACCAAAAACAGACTTTAATGCGGGCCAATTATTACCTTGCCCTGATCTTTGGTCTCATTCATGGGATGGGATTTGCCAATACAGCAAGGGTTATGATTGCCAAAAGCCAAGGTATTGCGATTCCTTTACTGGGTTTTAATATTGGATTAGAACTGGGACAGATCGTTATTGTTTTTGCTATTTTAGTCGCCCTGTTTATTCTGCTAACCATTTTTAAGGTGAATAAAAAGGATTGGATTCTCTTTGTATCCTCCGGAGTATTTGCTTTATCTCTAAAAATGGCATTAGAAAGAATTCCTTTCTAA
- a CDS encoding sensor histidine kinase, translating to MFLIINFIIILLIIRVLFSGKILESLMMYRWKFLLRFQHIFFFFIFILITYFTENYFLNGSELIWSIILNVFLNVGIYYLVYYYLVPYFYLSNKYPEFILYALIAFLVSSLFRILWEPAVFSMNFTQKGYYVNFLYNVYISQGIVILVASFLGITKDKFLIEQDVINLGEEKEQLYLDLLKSKLNPHFLLNTLNNMYANSFTHTEKTSDSILQLSKLLQYIIYDSGKEKISVAQELSSLKALADLYQLKYNNLLDITLNIQDQEEFDVAEIPPSILLTLFENALKHSAIGEEKESFIKLSCIIEGSALLFEVTNSIAAYQVRQVETGYHGLGNDAVLHILEKFYAGQFEFMSGPQKNDQYKIVLKIKING from the coding sequence ATGTTTTTAATCATAAATTTTATTATTATATTGTTGATTATAAGGGTTTTATTCAGTGGTAAGATTCTGGAAAGCCTTATGATGTACCGCTGGAAATTTTTATTGAGGTTTCAGCATATTTTTTTCTTTTTTATCTTCATTCTGATTACTTATTTTACCGAAAACTACTTCCTGAATGGTTCCGAATTGATTTGGAGTATTATTTTGAATGTATTTTTGAATGTCGGAATCTATTATCTGGTATACTATTATCTTGTGCCTTATTTCTATTTATCCAACAAATACCCGGAGTTTATTTTATATGCATTGATTGCCTTTTTGGTCTCCAGTCTTTTCAGGATTCTTTGGGAGCCGGCTGTTTTCAGTATGAACTTTACTCAAAAAGGGTACTACGTTAATTTCCTTTATAACGTGTATATCTCACAGGGGATCGTGATTTTGGTTGCTTCATTTTTAGGAATTACAAAAGATAAATTCCTTATAGAACAGGATGTGATCAATCTTGGAGAGGAAAAAGAGCAGCTTTACCTGGATCTGTTGAAATCCAAATTGAACCCTCATTTCTTACTCAATACCCTTAATAATATGTATGCCAACAGTTTTACGCATACAGAAAAAACATCCGATTCCATTTTGCAGCTTAGTAAACTGTTACAGTATATTATCTATGATAGCGGAAAAGAAAAAATAAGCGTTGCGCAGGAATTGTCTTCCTTGAAAGCTCTTGCAGATTTATATCAGTTAAAGTATAACAATCTGCTTGATATCACTCTAAATATTCAGGATCAGGAAGAATTTGATGTTGCCGAAATACCGCCATCAATACTCCTTACATTGTTTGAAAATGCTTTGAAGCATTCTGCCATAGGAGAGGAGAAAGAGAGTTTTATCAAACTATCTTGTATCATAGAAGGTTCAGCATTGTTGTTTGAGGTTACAAACTCTATCGCTGCTTATCAGGTCCGTCAGGTAGAAACAGGTTACCATGGGTTGGGAAATGATGCGGTTCTTCATATATTAGAAAAATTTTATGCAGGTCAGTTTGAGTTCATGTCAGGACCGCAGAAAAATGATCAATACAAAATTGTTTTAAAAATTAAAATCAATGGCTAA
- a CDS encoding M1 family metallopeptidase, which yields MKLKVAILSLSVFAYTGFTAQNIQNNPGSNHGNKFEQLGTILPTPNIYRTASGAPGHGYWQNRADYNISAYLDEDKRNLKGSETVTYYNNSPDELDYIWLQLDENEHSSIRNAGYNASTKLPASMNDSQLKATELPVKDNGYGVSLEKVTDASGNPLKYTVNKTMMRIDLPKALKKGEKFVFKVDWNYNISNRMKMGGRGGFENFPEDGNDLYTMTQWYPRMCVYSDFQGWQNHQFSGRGEFALVFGNFKVSMNVPADHIVGGTGECKNYDQVLTSDQLSRYRKAESAAEPIEIVTLDEAKKAEKNHSKQRKIWVFEANDVRDFAWTSSRKFIWDGMQVTIPENNNKVMAMSFYPKEAYGLYRKFSTKAVAHTIKTYSEFTIPYPYPVAQSVEAANGMEYPMICFNFGRTEKDGTYSEGTKNGMIGVIIHEVGHNFFPMIINSDERQWAWMDEGLNTFTEYLTEEKWDNKFPSKRGPAWTIVDYMKLPKDQLEPIMSNSENIVQYGPNAYSKPATGLNILRETIMGRELFDKAFKTYAKRWAFKHPEPADLFRTLEDASGEDLDWFWRGWFYGTDPVDIAIDKVIVATPNLETNPKAVEEIKYQVEKPLVSSFEDISKIRNREDKNIKFYVDGDKDTQDFYYRYDRGQEKVSTKEYTSKTEATLPLDAKDKEKFKNITAYQIDFVNKGGLVMPIILEFTFEDGSKLYDKSSAQIWRLNEQKVSKTYYFDKKLKSIQLDPMRETADIDTTNNLWSNNSSGTETSKFQLFKQKQEAGSARGSSNGKVNPMQAAGKS from the coding sequence ATGAAACTAAAAGTTGCCATACTTTCACTTTCTGTATTTGCATATACAGGTTTCACCGCACAAAATATTCAGAATAACCCAGGCAGCAATCATGGAAACAAGTTTGAGCAACTGGGAACTATTCTTCCGACACCCAATATTTACAGAACAGCTTCTGGGGCTCCGGGACACGGATACTGGCAAAACAGAGCAGATTACAATATTTCCGCCTACCTTGATGAGGATAAAAGAAATCTGAAAGGTTCGGAAACGGTTACCTATTATAACAATTCTCCGGATGAACTGGATTATATCTGGCTTCAGCTTGACGAAAATGAACATTCAAGCATAAGAAATGCAGGCTACAATGCCTCTACTAAACTTCCTGCTTCAATGAATGATTCTCAATTAAAAGCAACGGAACTTCCCGTTAAGGATAATGGCTATGGAGTAAGTCTTGAAAAGGTGACAGATGCTTCAGGAAACCCACTAAAGTATACGGTAAACAAAACCATGATGCGTATTGATCTTCCTAAAGCGTTGAAGAAAGGAGAGAAATTCGTTTTTAAGGTTGACTGGAACTACAACATCTCTAACAGAATGAAAATGGGTGGCCGTGGTGGTTTTGAAAACTTCCCGGAAGACGGGAATGATCTTTACACCATGACACAATGGTATCCAAGAATGTGTGTATACAGTGACTTCCAGGGATGGCAGAATCATCAGTTCTCAGGAAGAGGTGAATTTGCCCTTGTCTTCGGAAATTTTAAGGTTTCCATGAACGTACCTGCTGATCACATTGTAGGAGGAACGGGAGAATGTAAAAATTATGATCAGGTATTAACCTCTGATCAACTTTCGAGATACAGAAAGGCTGAAAGTGCAGCTGAACCTATAGAAATTGTAACTCTTGATGAAGCTAAAAAAGCGGAGAAAAACCATTCCAAGCAAAGAAAAATATGGGTTTTTGAAGCGAATGATGTAAGAGATTTCGCATGGACTTCCTCCAGAAAATTTATCTGGGACGGAATGCAGGTGACCATTCCTGAAAACAATAATAAGGTAATGGCTATGAGCTTTTATCCAAAGGAGGCTTATGGATTATACAGAAAGTTTTCCACAAAGGCCGTGGCACATACTATTAAAACCTACTCAGAATTCACAATTCCTTATCCATACCCTGTTGCACAATCTGTAGAAGCAGCCAACGGAATGGAATACCCTATGATCTGTTTCAACTTCGGAAGAACTGAAAAAGACGGAACCTACTCTGAAGGAACCAAAAACGGAATGATCGGAGTAATCATCCATGAGGTAGGCCACAACTTCTTTCCTATGATCATTAATTCGGATGAAAGACAATGGGCCTGGATGGATGAAGGACTGAATACATTCACAGAATATCTTACTGAGGAAAAATGGGACAACAAATTCCCATCCAAAAGAGGACCGGCATGGACTATTGTGGATTATATGAAACTTCCGAAAGATCAGTTGGAACCTATCATGAGCAATTCTGAAAATATTGTTCAGTATGGTCCGAACGCTTATTCAAAACCTGCTACAGGATTGAATATTCTTCGTGAAACTATCATGGGAAGAGAACTTTTCGACAAGGCATTCAAAACCTATGCAAAAAGATGGGCATTCAAGCATCCTGAACCGGCAGATCTTTTCCGTACCCTGGAAGATGCCAGTGGTGAGGACCTTGACTGGTTCTGGAGAGGATGGTTCTACGGAACAGATCCTGTAGATATTGCCATTGATAAAGTAATTGTAGCCACTCCCAATCTGGAAACGAATCCAAAGGCCGTTGAAGAAATAAAATATCAGGTTGAAAAACCTCTGGTAAGCAGTTTTGAAGATATTTCAAAAATAAGAAATAGAGAAGACAAGAATATTAAATTCTATGTGGACGGAGATAAGGATACTCAGGATTTTTATTACCGATATGACCGAGGCCAGGAAAAAGTGAGCACTAAGGAATACACTTCTAAAACTGAAGCAACACTTCCGTTAGATGCCAAGGATAAGGAGAAATTCAAAAATATTACGGCTTATCAAATTGACTTCGTGAATAAAGGCGGTCTTGTAATGCCAATCATCCTTGAATTTACATTTGAAGATGGTTCAAAGCTATATGATAAATCATCTGCTCAAATCTGGAGACTTAATGAACAGAAAGTTTCCAAGACGTATTATTTTGATAAAAAATTAAAGTCAATTCAGCTTGATCCAATGAGAGAAACAGCTGATATTGACACTACCAATAATCTTTGGAGCAACAATAGCTCCGGTACTGAAACTTCAAAATTCCAACTCTTTAAACAAAAACAGGAAGCAGGCTCTGCAAGAGGCAGCTCAAACGGAAAAGTAAACCCAATGCAGGCTGCAGGAAAAAGCTAA